The following nucleotide sequence is from Oryzias latipes chromosome 20, ASM223467v1.
CATAGAAAGCCAACATCTAAGataaaagagctccatccgattggtcaaatgcataaaggaatttatttgattcaataattacttcaagctgccgtaagattgttttagcacaattAAGGTccccatttattgcaattttcaccATCTTTTGCTTTATGCGTATTGCACAACTTGATATCGTGATtacaataaatttgcgatttattgtgctgTTGAATTAGCTCCATGGGAAATGTCAGGATTTTACGCTGCATGATTTTCACCCCACAGTCATTTTAACTCTGAGCATTAACACCAACACATGTAGAATGGGGGTAGGGCTTTACACTTGCTGTTGTTGTAATAACTCTGAAAGAGTCAGATCAGTTTGAACACGAAGACACGTTAAACTGTTTGTGTCAGCTCCACATTAGCATATAAAAACAGATGcagaaatattattaataaaatttaatattaaaaaatgaactggGACCCATCCAGGCTGTACTCCTCCTCCACCCCACAGCagcttggataggctccagcaactctgtgtcaccaaaagggattcagtgggtttaaaaaacagatggGTGGATAGAgtgttaaaatgttaatttaaaaaaaaagacatttatgagTTCATATCATGCCGTGAGCAACTTGTTTCTGAAAAATGACACATCTACCAACTGCACTTCCTTTTTCAATTTGCGTCATGTTCTTTGGGTTGAGCTGAAACATTACTTTCTGATCTCTTggttttgtggcttttttagttttgtttgtttttttttggcagaaatgCTCTTCTATTTTTAGACATgagagttttattttattttgtgggaGCAGAGTATTTATAATCAATTTTATTACCTAAAAAAGgcccaggaaatcacattgcaggattttaaatgaaactatTAGTAAATTCCTCTGTAAAAGAAGGAtttggaaacctacaaaaaaaactagatttttGACTCTCACAGACTTGGAACTCTTTAGGAAGCTCCTCTCTTCTCATCTTATTACCTAGTCACCTGTTTGTACTCATTATCAGTTAATAAAACAACCAACCATCCACACACTTAAACAAttacactccaaactccactgagctgtcaaaggacaccagaaaccaaatagTTAACCTTCagcaggctgggaagactgaatctgctaTAGGTCAGCatcttggtgtgaagaaatcaactgtgggatcAATTACTGGAAGACATAAAAGGTCACTGATATGATTATGAGAAGGTATCTTGAAATTTCAATGTGAGAAAATCTTTAGAGGAAGTTGAAAGTCTTTGATGCCCAGCAACAGCTCCAAAACCTCCCTGCTCAAGAGGAGAGCTatatggaagaatggaccaaaataccagcaacaggaAGAACCTTGTGAAAACTCCCAGAAAATGCTTGACCTCTGTTACTAAAGAACACAAAGGGTAAATAAAGGATTGAGATGATTTCCTTGTTATTGACGATATACTTAGTTTCCaccataatttttaaaaataattctttagAACTCTAGCAGTGTGATTTCCTGGAAATGAAGTTGAAGTTTTCAACTATAACGAATATTACATATATCATCTTTGTCAGTGTGAGAACTTGTACAACTGGtagctgactaaatactttttgtcCCACAGTTTGTCCTCTATGAGTTCCTGCGTAGTTTGAGTGACGGTgacagactcctcctcctcctaaaGATCAGTTCTGGGACTTCACATTGAAGTTTTCACATGAAATACAGAATAAATATGAATATCCCCAAAGGAATGAAACTGTCTGTTTTCATCTGAGTAAAAGGCTAAATTTGAAAATAGGATTATGATTCAAATCCTatcaaataatcaaaaaatgtcaaatgtatcTGTAAATACTTTTATTCACCttggaaaaaggtttttgaaggGTTATTTGGGCTTTTTTTAAGTGGAGGACATTATATCTGTTACCCAAGAAGAGACTCTTTCAATTCTGAAATAAAAGCCCTAAAATGACAATTTAATGTTTAAAAGtaaggtttttatttaatagtgataataatggattggatttatctgcgcttttcaagtcactcaaagcacttacaatgtgtccattattcattcactcctcctTCATACTTGGAGATGttagctactgatgtagccacagctgccctggggcagactgagagaggcgtggctgccagttcgcgcctacggcccctctgaccatcaccgtgATCAttcgcattcacacaccagtggagccacactggaggcaaggagggtgaagtgtcttgcccaaggacacagtcACAGTTGGCTGGGTGGAGTGGGGAtcaaaccgccgacccttcaatcattggacgacccgctcaacgcTCAACGCATAGACAGAAAAATAGATACTCAGAAGAACTGAGAAGGtatctttaaatttaaaaagtacaaacaaaaaccacCAACTGTAATTTGAATGGAAACACTCTTCAGTTGCTCTTTATGGTTTGTTCATGATGTTATCTGTGTAATGTGCATTTAAATCAGCATTAAGTACTACAAATATCCACTTTTcccatttctaaaatgttttctgtgggtaaaaaagcaaatactcgttttatttattatgtttgaCACAAAATAACATCTTGAGTTTCAATAATCTGGATTacctgttcatttaaaaaagacgtCAATCCGTCGGGCTATATTTGACTtcaagcatttatttttttctcaaacatttttcacattaattaatattaacaatttaaataattataaatgCTGTTGTTCACAGCCTGgatttttaaagagtttcttAGCTTTTGATTTCAGctatttaaactaaacaaaaatatgtccaaATAAGGTTGAGATTACTGTGGAAACAGGTTATGCAGCGAATGAAAAGAAGTGGTGTGAACacttcatttcagttttttggttctgttttcACAGAACATCTCCATCCATCTTGAGAAGTATATTATCAGTTTTAATATCAAGTCAAACGTTTTACTTcctcatttgtctttttaagtgaactgaaacagacttttttatttgctgtttaTCTTAAATGTTGGTACATCTTCAGCCTTTTAGGAGGTTTGTCCAGGATTTGAACTTTTCTAATACTCcatattttaatattcttttaCTAGTTGGCTGCTCATCTCCTGTCCGTCCCTCGGGCTGTTCCTGCAGTAATGAGGGCTCCTGCCCATCTCTTCTTCTGCAGGGTGGAGGCCTCACTGCAGCTTCTTTGGTTTGCTGCTGCAACCGATTTGGGACGGGCCAACCTGTTACCCTACAAGTGTGGTACTTTTTCAGCTTCACCTGTCTCCAGTACTTACTCGACCTCCAACTGAGTGAGTTgcttagaacagtgttttttaaccagtgtgggagatggtcaagtgtgccgcgggaaattacccattttcactgatctaaaaacatttaccatctccaggatatcggCTCTGTGTTCAACCAAAcaagccctgataaaacactgactagttagaaatataaaagatcgtaaaatacttttttctttgtgtttatatgattctattgaagacattttgataagaatgacggtaccacgatttaATCGTAGCATCAGcaatttttggaaaagtcccgcccctttaactgtctccaccaatcattctttttttttttcttttgctttttttttaacttgtcctgtccaacagctgggcaggcagatgagagctgaaggcctcttgtgttggacatatattacttttacaacaggggttatgaatcttctgacaaaccagagatatgtctgaataaaccccttttgtaatcgaggccaacctttattaatttgaattatttttgaaattcttttgtgttggaccggacggaaaaggaaagaagggaagaagagagagggatgttagagagggggggataggagggtgatcataggagggggaggggggtaaaaccatgaagcagcataaacaacaagctactggatgtttatcattgcGGTAAGGTACAGATAGaacacaaatctcaaaggggcggggcctgtccacacacacactcaaatgttatcaacacacctgttagctgcaaaaatgtccacatgtcaacacgtacacaatacagatagtgttcacacacgcatacttatgcctacaagccaactagtgtgagatatttcattgaTTCATGCAAtttgttagtgcaaaggtgagctaactcctgtgctcagttgagtgtttatgtttttctaaaatggatgatggaatgtggaaagaaggagggggagcaaacagccacccccacacccagacccccaccgcagcagctgCGGCAGCCAAAGGCCCCCAACGCCACGCGGCAGCAGGCaaagaacaaccgcccccccgggTGCCCACGCCCGCCAcgcaggccagggccagcagggccgccacgaggcccccagagccagagagcagggaggcatggggggaaagagagcaccgccccagcccaaccaggagagcagccccccacAGATCATTACAGACtaagagtttctccttttttggttgaaaaggttgaaaaacactggcttagaAAAGCACTTTTGTCCCAAAAGTCAGGCCGGCTATGTCCTCTGTTGCCGTAGCAAAGACCTTCCCTTCTTTAACTAAAGCAGCACAGCTGGCTTCAGCTTCACTTGGAGCCTGAAAAAAATGCTTGTACCATGCTGTGTCTTAAAGGAATGTGTCTTAAAATATATTCAATAGGTGTTTAATATTTCTGTACTCTTAGATCCAGTGTacataagcaaaacaaaaaaaaagatggtcaCAAATGCTAAAATACAGCAAatatagcaaaagaaaaaggaaaagtatgATACCTCAATGTAGGGAACGCCCATCAGGGATAGCAGCTTTTTGCATTCGTCATTATGCTGCTTAATCACTTTAACCAGACGTTTGGTgaatttttctacattttctttttctcctgatttttaaaagacaaagagGACATTATTAATCTGATCAGATAAAATACATAATCATGTTCTTTTTTCCTGCAATCCAATCAAGAAAATCAAGGAATGTGgcagaatttaattttttttacccatttcCTGTGCTTGAGCAAGCAACTTCTCAGCTTCtgccctcctttttcctctcttcTCAAGCTACAtgatatgcatttttttttaaaaaggtgttaAAATTACACAAGATGCAAATTAATTTGTGTCGTGCAATGTCATCTATGCTCCTTTAATggtaaaaaaatctgcagaagaTCTTCAAGACAGCACTGACCTCTGATGATTTGAGCTGTGGAGGCTTCCCATCAAAAACGTACACCGGCTTGATCCCATGCTCCAGCATGCGGATCGTTTGGTAGAACATTCCCATTAGGTGGCTGTGAAAAGTAAACACGGTCATAAAACACTTTagatctaataaaaaaaaaactgcagcagtaATTCATAAACCCCCATCCCTGTTTTCCTAGTGTGTATTGCTTCATTTGTACTAGGCCTGGGCGATGAATCGATGAAATGAATTAATTCGAATCTTTTGTTACGGGCGAtttcaaaaaaactaaatcGAGTTTTTATGTGGTGCTTTTTTCGCctccccagagcttccgtagcgttAGTTTCACACGGCGGTTTGGCACGCGACTGTCATAGTATTATTAAGTTAAGAGTAAAAATGCAAGGAGACAACATAAAAGTTGTTAGTCAGAGCACTTTTGTTATattccactagatggcagtgtgAGACACCAGATGCTTTATTTTACGCTCTGTATATTCTGTTCAAGACTCTCTTGACTGTTCTGTATTGCCAGTGCGCACCGATCGTTTTGCTGAGAAAATTAAAAGTACAAGTTGGCTGATATCAGGCATCCTCATTTTTCTTCCCACACCTCcgacatggtgtcagaagtgggattttAATCTTCACAAGGACGTGCCTACTTAAACCGCCTTATGAAACGTCTTTGAACCAGCGCAAGATACG
It contains:
- the LOC110017319 gene encoding flap endonuclease 1-like translates to MGMFYQTIRMLEHGIKPVYVFDGKPPQLKSSELEKRGKRRAEAEKLLAQAQEMGEKENVEKFTKRLVKVIKQHNDECKKLLSLMGVPYIEAPSEAEASCAALVKEGKVFATATEDIAGLTFGTKVLF